In one Winogradskyella sp. MH6 genomic region, the following are encoded:
- a CDS encoding MarC family protein gives MQLEIKQIFTAFMVLFAVIDIVGNIPIIIDLRKKVGHIQSEKASLIAGIIMIVFLFVGKSLLNLIGIDVNSFAVAGAFVIFFIALEMILGITLYKDDESSAVTASVFPLAFPLIAGPGSLTTLLSLRAEFEIENIIVAVICNVIVIYAVLKTSAKIERIIGKNGINIIRKVFGVILLAIAVKLFAHNIKMLLA, from the coding sequence ATGCAGTTAGAAATTAAACAAATATTTACTGCTTTTATGGTTTTATTTGCTGTAATTGATATTGTAGGGAATATTCCAATCATTATCGATTTACGCAAAAAAGTTGGTCATATACAGAGTGAAAAAGCATCATTAATTGCTGGTATAATTATGATTGTTTTTCTTTTTGTGGGTAAAAGTTTATTAAACCTCATTGGCATTGATGTTAATTCATTTGCTGTAGCCGGTGCATTTGTCATCTTCTTTATTGCATTAGAAATGATATTAGGTATAACACTATACAAAGATGATGAAAGTAGTGCCGTAACAGCATCAGTCTTTCCTTTAGCTTTCCCTTTAATCGCCGGACCAGGAAGCTTAACAACCTTGTTATCTTTACGGGCAGAATTTGAAATTGAAAACATTATCGTTGCCGTAATCTGTAATGTTATTGTAATTTATGCTGTTCTTAAAACCTCTGCAAAAATTGAAAGAATTATAGGTAAAAATGGCATTAACATAATTAGAAAAGTTTTTGGTGTAATTTTGTTAGCGATAGCCGTAAAATTATTTGCACATAACATTAAAATGCTATTAGCTTAA
- a CDS encoding NAD(P)/FAD-dependent oxidoreductase yields the protein MSFDVLIIGAGAAGLSCALVLGSAKDKPFAKDKKIGIIAHQKTSHLQTALFNNVLGLKPGTLGEDILKDGTQQLKDLYPHVTQIDNEKVTRIEKNTDGFRVTTNKNEYSSKVVVIAVGYTNLFTIKGLENYIEPHPRAAKEKDRIWLKNTDHLVEDNLYVAGTLAGWRSQFAMASGSGAHVATDILTLWNSGKHTKVHDKVIV from the coding sequence ATGAGTTTTGATGTACTAATCATTGGTGCTGGTGCAGCTGGTTTATCTTGTGCTTTAGTTTTAGGTTCTGCAAAAGATAAGCCTTTTGCAAAAGACAAAAAGATTGGTATTATAGCACATCAAAAAACCTCTCATCTTCAAACAGCATTGTTTAATAATGTCCTTGGACTTAAACCCGGTACTTTGGGAGAGGACATTTTAAAGGACGGTACGCAACAGCTTAAAGACTTATATCCTCACGTTACCCAAATAGATAACGAGAAGGTAACTCGCATAGAGAAAAACACAGATGGCTTTAGGGTTACCACTAATAAAAATGAATACTCATCTAAGGTTGTAGTAATAGCTGTTGGCTACACTAATCTTTTTACTATAAAAGGGTTAGAAAATTATATTGAACCTCATCCTAGAGCTGCCAAAGAAAAAGACAGAATCTGGTTAAAAAACACAGATCATTTAGTAGAAGATAATTTATACGTTGCTGGTACTTTAGCTGGCTGGAGAAGTCAATTTGCTATGGCCTCTGGAAGTGGTGCTCATGTAGCCACAGATATTCTTACACTTTGGAATAGTGGCAAACACACCAAAGTACACGATAAAGTTATTGTTTAA
- a CDS encoding OmpA/MotB family protein produces the protein MKKISMLLVATILLSSCVSKKKYLALEQENGEIKSQLTKTQVEKEDLENKFAKIQERVDRYNDKINSLSEDVEGLKIENDIKLDVNKDGTVMSNESKRKMLATLENVDPAKLAEAKTLKDSMNLAIQYNLEKTMNSSDLNEDEDIAVNINETVVMISISDKMLFNSGSYRISNKADHILQKLADVINSEESIDVMVEGHTDSRSINTEKIQDNWDLSVLRATSVVRKLQNKYKVDPAKLIASGRSSYQPLVDNDTRENRSKNRRTRIILMPNIDKFFALMEAN, from the coding sequence ATGAAAAAAATTTCAATGCTTTTAGTAGCAACAATTCTGTTAAGCTCTTGTGTTTCTAAAAAGAAATATTTGGCCCTTGAGCAAGAAAATGGCGAGATTAAAAGCCAACTAACCAAAACCCAAGTAGAGAAAGAAGATCTAGAAAACAAATTTGCAAAAATTCAAGAACGTGTTGATAGATACAATGATAAAATCAACTCACTAAGTGAAGATGTAGAAGGTCTTAAAATAGAAAACGACATAAAGCTAGATGTCAATAAAGATGGCACTGTTATGTCTAATGAAAGTAAACGCAAAATGCTTGCTACGTTAGAAAATGTCGATCCAGCAAAGCTAGCCGAAGCAAAGACTTTAAAAGATTCAATGAATTTAGCCATTCAATACAATCTTGAAAAAACAATGAACAGCTCAGATTTAAATGAAGATGAAGATATTGCTGTAAACATTAATGAAACTGTAGTAATGATTTCTATCTCAGACAAAATGTTATTTAATTCTGGAAGCTACAGAATAAGCAATAAAGCGGATCACATTTTACAAAAGCTAGCAGATGTTATTAATTCTGAAGAAAGTATTGATGTTATGGTAGAAGGGCACACAGATTCTAGAAGCATTAATACAGAAAAAATACAAGACAACTGGGACTTAAGTGTATTAAGAGCCACTTCGGTAGTTAGAAAATTACAAAACAAGTACAAAGTAGACCCAGCAAAACTTATAGCCTCTGGTCGTAGTAGTTACCAACCTTTAGTAGATAACGATACTAGAGAAAACCGATCTAAAAATCGTAGAACACGCATTATACTAATGCCTAACATTGATAAGTTCTTTGCTTTAATGGAAGCAAATTAA
- a CDS encoding DUF3109 family protein — MFQLGKTIVSEDIIEKDFVCNLSACKGACCIDGDAGAPLDEEEIKILDDIYPKVRPFLRKEGVEVLDAQGAWVKTSYGELETPLINGAECAYVIFDNKNTALCGIEEAYNQGEISWKKPVSCHLYPIRVKDYSEFSAVNYEKWEICDDACTLGKELQVPIYKFVKEALIRKFGEDWYAELEKTAVKNFK; from the coding sequence ATGTTTCAGTTAGGAAAAACCATAGTTTCAGAAGATATTATAGAAAAGGATTTTGTGTGTAATCTCTCGGCATGCAAAGGCGCATGTTGTATAGATGGTGATGCAGGCGCACCTTTAGATGAAGAAGAAATCAAAATTTTAGATGATATCTATCCAAAAGTAAGGCCTTTTTTGCGCAAGGAAGGTGTTGAGGTTCTTGATGCTCAAGGTGCTTGGGTAAAAACGTCTTATGGCGAATTAGAAACTCCGCTTATTAATGGTGCTGAGTGTGCTTACGTTATTTTTGATAACAAAAATACCGCATTATGTGGTATTGAAGAGGCTTACAACCAAGGAGAAATAAGCTGGAAAAAACCTGTGTCGTGTCATCTTTATCCAATTAGAGTTAAGGACTATTCTGAATTTTCTGCAGTTAACTACGAAAAATGGGAAATATGCGATGATGCCTGTACTTTAGGCAAAGAATTACAAGTACCTATCTATAAATTTGTAAAGGAAGCTTTGATTAGAAAATTTGGTGAAGATTGGTATGCCGAATTGGAAAAAACTGCAGTGAAGAATTTTAAGTAG